One Methylosarcina fibrata AML-C10 DNA segment encodes these proteins:
- the glgX gene encoding glycogen debranching protein GlgX → MHTTDEVTTVWPGKPYPLGATWEGEGVNFALFSEHAEKVELCLFDGKGRHEIQRIRMLEQTDQIWHCYLPEARPGWLYGYRVHGPYDPSAGARFNPHKLLLDPYAKAIVGTLRWSDALFGYTIGSKKEDLSFDRRDSASSMPKCQVVNPAFAWKYDRPPQIPWHDTVIYELHVKGFTQCHPEVPAKLRGTYAGLATEPALDHLRRLGVTAVELMPIHTFIHDRYLVDKSLRNYWGYSSIGFFAPESQYAYGEPVSEFKSLVSALHHAGIEVILDVVYNHTAEGNQLGPTFSFRGIDNAAYYNLVSDNPRYYMDYTGCGNTFNMTHPKVLQLIMDSLRYWVLEMRVDGFRFDLASSLARELHAVNRLGAFFDIIGQDPVLSQVKLIAEPWDLGEGGYQVGNFPIGWAEWNDRYRDGVRAYWKGEGGQISDLAYRLTGSSDLYGKSGRKPYSSINFVTSHDGFTLHDLVSYNEKHNEANLENNQDGSNNSISWNCGEEGPTDNADVQSLRARQKRNFLSTLLLSQGVPMLLAGDETGRTQQGNNNAYCQDNEISWLNWKLQAEDRELLSFVQKLVRLRKQHPVFRRKHFFEGRPIKGAEIKDIVWLNPSGQEMSEDEWNQSFARCLGVYLSGEALDERDERNLPVRDDSFLLLLNAHDGEIAFTLPADPADGRWRRVLDTAEPNAAGGDYAAGEQYRLHGRSTALFTQDVSGQ, encoded by the coding sequence CTGACGAGGTTACCACGGTATGGCCGGGCAAACCTTATCCATTGGGCGCTACCTGGGAGGGCGAGGGAGTCAACTTTGCCCTGTTTTCCGAGCATGCCGAAAAAGTGGAGCTTTGCCTGTTCGACGGCAAGGGGCGGCACGAAATCCAGCGCATCCGGATGCTGGAGCAAACCGACCAGATCTGGCATTGCTATCTGCCCGAGGCAAGGCCGGGCTGGCTCTACGGCTATCGAGTCCATGGCCCGTACGATCCGTCCGCCGGAGCTCGCTTCAATCCCCATAAATTGCTGCTCGACCCGTACGCCAAAGCGATTGTCGGGACGTTGCGATGGAGCGACGCATTATTCGGCTATACCATCGGAAGCAAAAAAGAAGACTTGTCCTTCGACCGGCGCGACAGCGCTTCCAGCATGCCGAAATGCCAGGTCGTCAATCCGGCGTTCGCCTGGAAATACGACCGGCCGCCGCAAATTCCCTGGCACGACACCGTTATTTACGAACTGCATGTCAAAGGGTTCACCCAATGCCATCCCGAGGTTCCCGCCAAACTGCGCGGCACTTACGCCGGTCTGGCGACAGAGCCCGCGCTCGACCATTTGCGGCGGCTCGGGGTGACCGCGGTCGAACTCATGCCCATCCATACCTTCATACACGACCGCTATCTGGTGGACAAGAGCCTGCGGAATTATTGGGGGTATAGCTCGATCGGCTTTTTCGCTCCGGAAAGTCAGTATGCTTACGGCGAACCGGTCAGCGAGTTTAAAAGCCTGGTCAGCGCGCTTCATCACGCCGGCATCGAGGTGATTCTGGACGTGGTATACAACCATACCGCCGAAGGCAATCAATTGGGCCCGACGTTTTCCTTTCGCGGCATCGACAATGCGGCTTATTACAATCTGGTGTCCGACAATCCCCGCTATTACATGGATTACACGGGTTGCGGCAACACCTTCAACATGACCCATCCCAAAGTTCTGCAGCTCATCATGGACAGCCTGCGGTACTGGGTTCTGGAAATGCGCGTGGACGGTTTTCGCTTCGATCTGGCCTCGTCGCTTGCCCGGGAATTGCACGCGGTGAACCGTCTCGGCGCCTTTTTCGACATCATCGGGCAGGATCCCGTGCTGTCGCAGGTCAAGCTGATCGCCGAACCCTGGGATCTGGGCGAGGGAGGCTATCAGGTCGGCAACTTTCCGATCGGCTGGGCCGAGTGGAACGATCGCTACCGCGATGGAGTTCGCGCTTACTGGAAGGGAGAAGGGGGGCAGATCAGCGACCTCGCCTACCGGCTGACCGGTTCCAGCGATCTGTACGGGAAAAGCGGCCGAAAGCCTTATTCCAGCATCAACTTCGTAACTTCGCACGACGGGTTTACCCTGCACGATCTGGTGTCCTACAACGAAAAACACAACGAAGCCAACCTGGAAAACAATCAAGACGGCTCCAATAACTCGATCTCCTGGAATTGCGGCGAGGAAGGGCCTACCGACAATGCCGACGTCCAAAGCCTGCGCGCCCGGCAGAAGCGCAACTTTTTGAGTACGCTGCTGCTGTCTCAGGGCGTGCCCATGCTGTTGGCCGGAGATGAAACGGGACGGACGCAGCAAGGCAACAACAACGCTTATTGTCAGGACAATGAAATCAGTTGGTTGAACTGGAAGTTGCAGGCCGAGGACCGGGAACTGTTGTCTTTCGTACAGAAGCTGGTCCGCCTGCGCAAGCAGCATCCTGTTTTCCGGAGGAAACATTTCTTCGAAGGCAGGCCGATCAAAGGAGCGGAGATCAAGGACATCGTCTGGCTCAATCCGTCGGGTCAGGAAATGAGCGAAGACGAATGGAATCAATCGTTTGCCCGTTGCCTGGGTGTTTATCTGTCGGGCGAGGCGCTGGATGAGCGGGACGAGCGCAATCTACCGGTGCGGGACGACAGCTTTTTGCTGCTGCTGAATGCGCATGACGGTGAAATTGCCTTTACCCTTCCTGCTGACCCGGCCGACGGACGCTGGCGCCGGGTACTGGATACCGCCGAGCCGAATGCGGCGGGTGGCGATTATGCAGCCGGCGAACAGTACAGACTCCACGGCCGATCGACGGCCTTGTTTACCCAGGATGTGTCCGGACAATGA
- a CDS encoding Thivi_2564 family membrane protein, with translation MSLISVVVTLIVVGILLWLVNSFIPMAASIKQILNIVVIVAVILWLFNVFGLGGVAPRVS, from the coding sequence ATGAGTTTAATTTCGGTAGTAGTCACCCTGATCGTGGTGGGCATCTTGTTATGGCTGGTCAACTCCTTCATTCCGATGGCGGCCAGCATTAAACAGATTTTGAACATTGTCGTGATCGTTGCAGTGATCCTCTGGCTGTTCAACGTATTCGGACTGGGTGGAGTCGCGCCTAGGGTTTCGTGA
- a CDS encoding BON domain-containing protein, whose amino-acid sequence MAGCAANSVEENSNQYLHDSAITSTVKQKIAGDPELRNFQITVETNAGVVQLSGFVSSTQASVKAEELARSVENVSEVKNRLIVKGSG is encoded by the coding sequence ATGGCTGGTTGCGCAGCCAATTCAGTTGAGGAGAATTCGAATCAATATCTTCACGACAGCGCCATAACGTCCACCGTGAAGCAGAAGATTGCCGGCGATCCCGAGCTCAGAAATTTTCAGATCACCGTGGAAACCAACGCAGGAGTCGTGCAATTGAGCGGCTTCGTCAGCTCCACGCAAGCATCCGTCAAGGCTGAAGAATTGGCCCGATCGGTCGAGAACGTGAGTGAAGTTAAAAACCGCCTGATCGTGAAAGGATCCGGCTAA
- a CDS encoding alpha/beta hydrolase family protein, translating into MKLSKAVYVATFLLGILFFLPEAFSQIVDGAYYRYPYKDPLVATSTVALLQGHESMPSGNIRDLRITVYEGRNDVYLLEGKGKLLYRFYQQKGRAPLIFIIPGISSSAYTGSVRYIAEFLAGNGFHVLALPSPFNWNFALAASRWGVPGFIREDVRDLYTVMQLTLAAVRKEWQADISSIGLLGMSEGARESAFIAQQEAAQRKIGIATYLLINPPVDLLKAVRQIDSMAGQKRNHSQRQLELLEDYAVGLLAETLRGDPSDPNYFLHWDQRTGLKDWQYQYLIGSVLQRSVSEAIYVSDLAFDLGYLNSPVSWGHRHDRFEEIHSFTLMEYITKCLIPRIRQVNDRTMTLDKLGTAGSLKSLETTLKNKNIYLMHNLDDFLISDDDAAFLETVFDKRAKIYPRGGHLGNLWYPMNKQNILEVFRPLLRDSSR; encoded by the coding sequence ATGAAATTATCCAAAGCCGTTTATGTAGCTACTTTCTTGTTGGGCATTCTTTTTTTTCTGCCGGAAGCCTTCTCTCAAATCGTGGACGGCGCCTATTACCGCTATCCTTACAAAGACCCGCTGGTCGCCACTTCCACGGTCGCCTTGCTGCAGGGACACGAATCGATGCCTTCGGGCAATATAAGAGACCTCAGGATTACTGTTTACGAGGGCCGCAACGACGTCTATCTGCTCGAAGGGAAAGGCAAACTGCTCTATCGGTTTTATCAGCAGAAAGGCCGAGCGCCGCTGATTTTCATCATTCCCGGAATATCCAGCTCCGCTTATACCGGCTCGGTCCGGTACATTGCCGAGTTTCTGGCAGGAAACGGATTTCACGTGCTGGCCCTGCCGTCCCCGTTCAACTGGAATTTCGCCTTGGCGGCCAGCCGCTGGGGCGTACCCGGTTTCATCCGGGAAGACGTTCGGGATCTTTATACCGTCATGCAGCTCACCCTCGCCGCCGTCAGGAAAGAATGGCAGGCCGACATAAGCTCGATCGGTCTTCTGGGCATGAGCGAAGGCGCGCGCGAATCGGCGTTTATCGCCCAGCAGGAGGCGGCGCAACGAAAAATCGGCATCGCCACCTATCTGTTGATCAATCCTCCGGTCGACCTGCTGAAAGCGGTCAGGCAAATCGATTCCATGGCCGGCCAGAAGCGGAATCACTCGCAACGGCAACTGGAATTGCTCGAGGATTATGCCGTCGGCCTGCTGGCTGAAACGCTGCGCGGCGATCCTTCCGATCCCAACTATTTTTTGCATTGGGACCAGCGGACCGGACTCAAGGACTGGCAATACCAGTACCTGATCGGAAGCGTGCTGCAACGTTCGGTCAGCGAGGCCATTTATGTCAGCGATCTCGCTTTTGATTTGGGCTATTTGAATTCTCCGGTCAGTTGGGGACATCGACACGACCGGTTTGAAGAAATCCACTCCTTCACCCTGATGGAATATATTACCAAATGCCTGATTCCCAGAATAAGGCAGGTGAACGACCGGACAATGACCCTGGACAAGCTGGGCACGGCCGGCTCTTTAAAAAGTCTGGAAACCACTCTGAAAAATAAAAATATTTATCTGATGCACAATCTGGACGATTTTTTGATCTCCGACGACGATGCCGCCTTTCTGGAAACCGTTTTCGACAAGCGCGCAAAAATTTATCCCCGGGGCGGCCATTTGGGCAATCTGTGGTATCCGATGAACAAACAAAACATTCTGGAGGTTTTCCGGCCGCTCTTACGGGACTCTTCCCGTTGA
- a CDS encoding L-serine ammonia-lyase — MAISVFDIFKIGIGPSSSHTVGPMRAAGEFAVKLEQTGLIDRAARIMVELFGSLGATGKGHGTDKAVLLGLEGEAPDRIDPDLIPARLEAIRAQGSIALLKRWPVDFNEKRDFLFHRKVLPYHSNGMRFTVFDSEGTPLLQKDYYSVGGGFVVSGDTAAADRLTVDDTVLPYPFKSAAELLKLCADHRKPVSALMLDNEQAWLSEREIRNRLLTVWQAMQACVERGLHEEGILPGGMKVKRRAANLYRQLTGAIPRQTPGVPVGTLDWVNLFALAVSEENAAGGRVVTAPTNGAAGIIPAVLHYYWKFYAGADEEGVIRFLLTAAAIAILYKENASLSGAEVGCQGEIGVACSMAAGALAEVLGGTPEQVENAAEIGMEHNLGLTCDPVGGLVQVPCIERNAMGAVKAINAARIALRGDGTHFVSLDKVIKTMRETGADMKTKYKETSRGGLAVNLIEC; from the coding sequence ATGGCAATCAGTGTGTTCGATATTTTTAAAATAGGGATAGGCCCCTCCAGTTCTCATACCGTAGGCCCGATGCGCGCGGCCGGAGAATTTGCCGTCAAACTGGAACAAACGGGACTCATCGACCGGGCCGCCCGGATCATGGTCGAGCTGTTCGGATCCCTGGGCGCCACCGGCAAGGGGCACGGCACCGATAAAGCGGTCCTGCTGGGGCTCGAAGGCGAAGCGCCGGACCGGATCGACCCGGACCTTATACCGGCCAGGCTGGAAGCGATCAGGGCGCAGGGAAGCATCGCCTTGCTGAAACGCTGGCCGGTCGATTTCAATGAAAAAAGAGACTTTCTGTTTCACCGAAAGGTGTTGCCTTACCATTCGAACGGCATGCGGTTTACCGTCTTCGACTCCGAAGGAACGCCGCTGCTGCAGAAAGATTATTATTCGGTCGGCGGCGGCTTTGTCGTCAGCGGAGACACGGCGGCCGCCGATCGCTTGACCGTCGACGATACGGTTTTGCCTTATCCGTTCAAATCGGCGGCCGAACTGCTGAAATTGTGCGCGGACCACCGGAAACCGGTCAGCGCTCTCATGCTGGACAATGAGCAAGCCTGGTTGAGTGAACGGGAAATCCGGAACAGGCTGCTGACCGTCTGGCAGGCAATGCAGGCCTGCGTCGAAAGAGGCCTACACGAAGAAGGCATTTTGCCCGGCGGCATGAAGGTGAAGCGCCGCGCCGCGAATCTGTACCGGCAGCTCACCGGAGCCATACCCCGGCAAACGCCGGGTGTGCCGGTCGGGACGCTGGATTGGGTCAATCTGTTCGCGCTGGCCGTCAGCGAGGAAAACGCGGCAGGGGGCCGGGTCGTCACCGCGCCGACCAACGGCGCCGCCGGCATTATCCCCGCCGTGTTGCATTATTACTGGAAGTTTTATGCCGGAGCCGACGAAGAAGGCGTCATCCGGTTTCTCTTGACGGCCGCGGCGATCGCCATTTTATACAAGGAAAACGCCTCGCTTTCCGGTGCCGAGGTCGGCTGCCAGGGCGAAATCGGCGTCGCCTGTTCGATGGCGGCCGGCGCCCTGGCGGAAGTTTTGGGAGGCACTCCCGAACAGGTCGAAAATGCGGCCGAAATCGGCATGGAACACAATCTGGGCCTGACCTGCGATCCGGTGGGCGGACTGGTACAGGTGCCCTGCATCGAGCGCAATGCGATGGGCGCCGTGAAAGCCATCAACGCCGCGCGGATTGCGCTGCGCGGCGACGGCACGCATTTCGTGTCGCTGGATAAGGTAATCAAGACCATGCGCGAAACGGGTGCCGACATGAAAACGAAATACAAGGAAACCTCGCGAGGCGGTTTGGCCGTCAATTTGATTGAGTGCTGA
- a CDS encoding tetratricopeptide repeat protein, producing MLVSENALPLTFPRLLAGMALAALIFPLPGCQSLSKSSSAGAMPLAADPGGHHYPVSTAEPDAQRYFDQGLILAYGFNHAESARSFKEAYTLDPDCALCYWGEALVLGPNINAPMDPSVAPKAYDLAQKALALASSAGDKERALIEALSKRYANPAPSDRRPLDEAYAGAMREVTARFPDDAVIAALTAEALMDLHPWDFWSKEGEARPWTPEIVAILERALQRDADNPLANHLYIHALEASPHAEKALASARRLPALVPGSGHLVHMPAHIYIRLGRYRDAILANQAAVKVDWGYLHHPHAESIYTVAYVPHNHHFLWAAAIKTGRKDLAVQAAADTASLVKRELLREAALSGTLQHFMTIPLYTQALFGDWDAILNEPAPASDLLYANAVRHYARGLALVRKGRMAEAKQELTRLEHYRDHPAVAKLSVFDLNPVPQLLAIGADILRGELAARSGNFEEAIVSFRHAAMLEDDLSYTEPKNWYLPPRQVLGSLYLTMGKAAEAETVYRQDLAYHPQNGWSLFGLTRSLREQGKNGEADTVQRQFQEVWADADVTLTDSRF from the coding sequence ATGCTTGTTTCAGAGAATGCTTTACCACTGACGTTTCCCCGGCTGTTGGCGGGCATGGCGCTTGCCGCGTTAATTTTCCCGCTGCCGGGCTGTCAATCCTTGTCGAAATCTTCAAGCGCAGGAGCCATGCCGTTGGCCGCCGATCCGGGCGGACATCATTATCCGGTTTCGACCGCCGAGCCCGACGCTCAGCGCTATTTCGACCAGGGGCTGATTCTGGCCTACGGCTTCAATCATGCCGAGTCCGCCCGCTCGTTCAAGGAAGCCTATACGCTCGATCCGGACTGTGCGCTCTGTTACTGGGGCGAGGCGCTGGTGCTGGGTCCCAACATCAACGCGCCGATGGATCCGTCGGTTGCGCCGAAAGCGTATGATCTGGCGCAAAAAGCGCTGGCGCTGGCCAGTTCGGCCGGCGACAAGGAAAGAGCGCTGATCGAAGCCTTGTCGAAACGCTATGCTAATCCCGCTCCTTCGGACCGCCGGCCGCTCGATGAAGCCTATGCCGGAGCAATGCGCGAGGTCACCGCCCGCTTTCCCGACGATGCCGTGATCGCGGCGTTAACGGCCGAAGCCCTGATGGATCTCCATCCCTGGGATTTCTGGAGCAAAGAAGGCGAAGCCCGGCCCTGGACTCCGGAAATTGTGGCGATCCTGGAGCGCGCCTTGCAACGGGACGCGGACAATCCTCTGGCCAATCACCTTTATATTCATGCTCTGGAAGCCTCGCCCCATGCGGAAAAAGCGCTGGCCAGCGCCAGGCGGCTACCCGCCTTGGTGCCGGGATCGGGCCATCTGGTGCACATGCCCGCGCATATCTATATCCGGCTCGGACGGTACCGCGACGCCATACTGGCCAATCAGGCGGCGGTCAAGGTCGATTGGGGGTATTTGCACCATCCGCATGCCGAGAGTATCTATACCGTTGCTTACGTGCCTCATAATCACCATTTTTTGTGGGCGGCGGCGATAAAAACAGGGCGCAAGGACCTGGCCGTTCAAGCGGCGGCCGACACCGCCTCGCTGGTCAAACGGGAGTTGCTCAGGGAGGCCGCTCTCAGCGGCACCTTGCAGCATTTCATGACGATTCCGTTGTATACCCAGGCCTTGTTCGGCGATTGGGACGCCATTCTGAACGAGCCGGCGCCTGCTTCGGATCTACTGTATGCCAATGCGGTCCGGCATTATGCCCGAGGTCTCGCCCTTGTCCGCAAGGGTCGAATGGCGGAGGCGAAGCAGGAATTGACCCGGCTGGAACACTACCGGGATCATCCTGCGGTCGCCAAACTGTCGGTCTTCGATTTGAATCCGGTGCCGCAATTGCTGGCGATCGGCGCCGATATTCTGCGCGGCGAGCTGGCGGCCCGAAGCGGAAATTTCGAGGAAGCGATTGTCTCTTTCCGGCATGCGGCCATGCTGGAGGACGATTTGAGCTATACCGAGCCGAAGAACTGGTATCTGCCGCCGCGTCAGGTGCTGGGATCGTTGTATCTGACCATGGGCAAAGCAGCCGAGGCGGAGACCGTCTACCGGCAGGATCTGGCTTATCATCCGCAAAACGGCTGGTCCTTGTTCGGTTTAACCCGCAGTCTCCGCGAGCAAGGAAAGAACGGCGAGGCGGACACTGTGCAGCGGCAGTTTCAGGAGGTCTGGGCCGATGCCGACGTGACCCTGACCGATTCGCGGTTTTGA
- a CDS encoding lipase family protein, producing MIIALPSLVNQRSFATHRTDPSGFSAEEAKQLLEFCIELNNQDDRNNHPDDSEYRANLGSWQTVFDSRDGLGPDPATNGFGPFQNAWIMLRNRNDGREYALAIRGTIGQAKSILDDLLATTVAAFGGIEFPEATSLPIAFAATPGAELHLGFAYAAFTLLFDKNLGILKFLQSERMPAGARLMITGHSQGAAIATLVHSFLHYALTDPGDRYGLQAKQFKLKSYVFAQPKPGNYQFALDFAQIAGSRGAGFVVNNSLDPVTLLPLSQETLSESIAGTLEENRMDGTRIESFLIGGAARVSQDIFKIRNAASELVSDKVSKLYHQSEMKNIDTSYFQSTPVIAERPAKSLNYTLSGALVPLFGDFDGGTLYPLKPRTVDALLQHHATTYRKLLHRQFGE from the coding sequence ATGATCATAGCCCTGCCATCCCTGGTAAATCAACGCAGTTTTGCGACTCACCGAACCGATCCGAGCGGATTTAGCGCCGAAGAAGCAAAGCAGCTTTTGGAATTTTGTATTGAACTCAACAATCAGGACGATCGAAACAATCATCCGGACGACAGCGAATACCGCGCGAATTTGGGCTCATGGCAGACGGTCTTCGACAGCCGCGACGGTCTGGGCCCGGATCCGGCGACGAACGGTTTCGGTCCTTTCCAGAACGCCTGGATCATGCTGCGCAACCGGAACGACGGAAGAGAATATGCCCTGGCCATTCGCGGCACCATCGGACAGGCGAAAAGCATTCTGGACGATTTGCTGGCCACGACGGTTGCGGCCTTCGGCGGCATCGAATTTCCCGAAGCGACGAGTCTGCCCATTGCCTTTGCCGCCACTCCGGGCGCCGAATTGCATCTGGGTTTTGCCTACGCCGCCTTCACGCTGCTGTTCGACAAGAACCTGGGCATCCTCAAGTTCCTGCAATCCGAACGAATGCCGGCCGGCGCCCGTCTGATGATTACCGGTCATAGCCAGGGCGCCGCCATCGCCACCCTGGTCCACTCGTTTTTGCATTACGCGCTGACCGATCCTGGTGACCGATACGGATTGCAGGCCAAGCAGTTCAAGCTCAAATCCTACGTGTTCGCCCAGCCGAAGCCCGGCAATTATCAGTTCGCGCTGGATTTTGCCCAGATCGCCGGCAGCCGGGGAGCCGGCTTCGTCGTCAACAACAGCCTCGATCCGGTCACCTTGCTGCCGTTGAGTCAGGAAACCCTGTCCGAGTCCATTGCCGGCACGCTCGAGGAAAACCGGATGGACGGCACCCGCATCGAAAGCTTTTTGATAGGCGGTGCGGCCAGGGTTTCCCAGGATATTTTCAAGATCAGAAATGCAGCGTCCGAATTAGTCTCCGACAAAGTATCGAAACTCTATCATCAGAGCGAAATGAAGAACATCGACACCTCCTATTTCCAGAGCACTCCCGTTATCGCCGAGAGACCGGCGAAATCGCTGAACTATACTCTGAGCGGAGCTCTGGTGCCGTTGTTCGGCGATTTCGACGGCGGCACGCTGTATCCGCTTAAACCTCGTACGGTCGATGCCTTGTTGCAGCATCATGCCACGACTTACAGAAAGTTGCTGCATCGGCAGTTCGGTGAATGA